The following are encoded in a window of Lysobacterales bacterium genomic DNA:
- the rplC gene encoding 50S ribosomal protein L3, giving the protein MRVGIVGRKAGMSRVFTEDGRSVPVTLIEASPNRIVQVKTTETDGYSAIQVAAGDKRAALVSKPLAGHYARAKVEAGRGLWEFRVADDAVGGYEVGGEIKCDLFQVGQMVDVAGVTKGKGFQGTIKRWGFTMGDATHGNSLSHRSPGSIGQRQTPGRVFKGKKMSGHMGHVNQSAQGLEVVKVDVERGLIAVKGSVPGAPGGDVVVRPAAKA; this is encoded by the coding sequence ATGAGAGTCGGAATTGTTGGCCGCAAGGCCGGTATGAGCCGCGTGTTCACGGAAGATGGCCGATCGGTCCCGGTGACCCTGATCGAGGCCAGCCCGAACCGCATCGTCCAGGTCAAGACCACGGAGACCGATGGCTACAGCGCCATCCAGGTCGCCGCCGGCGACAAGCGCGCCGCGCTGGTGAGCAAGCCGCTCGCCGGCCACTACGCGCGCGCCAAGGTCGAGGCCGGGCGTGGTCTGTGGGAGTTCCGGGTAGCCGACGATGCGGTCGGCGGCTATGAGGTGGGCGGCGAGATCAAGTGCGACCTGTTCCAGGTCGGCCAGATGGTCGATGTGGCCGGCGTCACCAAGGGCAAGGGCTTCCAGGGCACCATCAAGCGCTGGGGCTTCACCATGGGCGACGCCACGCACGGCAACTCGCTGAGCCACCGCTCGCCGGGCTCGATCGGCCAGCGCCAGACCCCGGGTCGCGTGTTCAAGGGCAAGAAGATGTCCGGACACATGGGCCACGTGAACCAGTCGGCGCAGGGCCTCGAGGTCGTCAAGGTCGACGTCGAGCGCGGCCTGATCGCGGTCAAGGGTTCGGTGCCGGGCGCGCCGGGTGGCGACGTCGTCGTCCGTCCGGCGGCCAAGGCATAA
- the rpsJ gene encoding 30S ribosomal protein S10 — protein sequence MAQQKIRIRLKAFDYRLIDRSASEIVETAKRTGAQVRGPIPLPTKKERYTVLVSPHVDKDARDQYEMRTHKRVMDIVDPNDKTVDALMKLDLAAGVDVQIKLY from the coding sequence ATGGCACAGCAGAAGATCCGCATCAGGTTGAAGGCGTTCGATTACCGCCTGATCGACCGTTCGGCCAGCGAAATCGTCGAGACGGCGAAGCGGACGGGCGCCCAGGTGCGCGGTCCGATTCCGCTGCCGACCAAGAAGGAGCGCTACACCGTGCTGGTGTCGCCGCACGTCGACAAGGACGCGCGCGACCAGTACGAGATGCGCACGCACAAGCGCGTGATGGACATCGTCGATCCCAACGACAAGACCGTCGACGCGCTGATGAAGCTCGACCTCGCCGCCGGCGTGGACGTGCAGATCAAGCTGTACTGA
- the tuf gene encoding elongation factor Tu, producing the protein MAKGKFERTKPHVNVGTIGHVDHGKTTLTAALTKVGAERFGGEFKAYDAIDAAPEEKARGITISTAHVEYESPTRHYAHVDCPGHADYVKNMITGAAQMDGAILVCSAADGPMPQTREHILLARQVGVPYIVVFLNKADMVDDAELLELVEMEVRELLSKYEFPGDDTPIIKGSALKALEGDQSEIGVPAIIKLVDALDSYIPEPQRDIDKPFLMPVEDVFSISGRGTVVTGRIERGVIKVGEEVEIVGIRPTVKTTVTGVEMFRKLLDQGQAGDNAGLLLRGTKRDDVERGQVLCKPGTIKPHTKFEAEVYVLSKEEGGRHTPFFKGYRPQFYFRTTDVTGSCELPEGVEMVMPGDNIKMVVTLINPIAMEDGLRFAIREGGRTVGAGVVAKVIE; encoded by the coding sequence ATGGCCAAGGGTAAGTTCGAGCGCACCAAGCCGCACGTGAACGTCGGCACGATCGGTCACGTCGACCACGGCAAGACGACGCTGACGGCGGCGCTGACGAAGGTGGGTGCCGAGCGTTTCGGTGGCGAGTTCAAGGCCTACGACGCGATCGACGCGGCGCCGGAAGAGAAGGCGCGCGGCATCACGATCTCGACGGCGCACGTCGAGTACGAGTCGCCGACCCGCCACTACGCGCACGTCGACTGCCCGGGTCACGCCGACTACGTGAAGAACATGATCACCGGTGCGGCGCAGATGGACGGCGCGATCCTGGTGTGTTCGGCGGCGGACGGCCCGATGCCGCAGACGCGCGAGCACATCCTGCTGGCGCGGCAGGTGGGCGTGCCGTACATCGTGGTCTTCCTGAACAAGGCGGACATGGTGGACGACGCCGAGCTGCTGGAGCTGGTGGAGATGGAAGTCCGCGAGCTGCTGAGCAAGTACGAGTTCCCGGGCGACGACACGCCGATCATCAAGGGCTCGGCGCTGAAGGCGCTGGAAGGCGACCAGTCGGAGATCGGCGTTCCGGCGATCATCAAGCTGGTGGACGCGCTGGACAGCTACATTCCGGAGCCGCAGCGCGACATCGACAAGCCGTTCCTGATGCCGGTCGAGGACGTGTTCTCGATTTCCGGTCGCGGCACGGTGGTGACCGGGCGCATCGAGCGCGGCGTGATCAAGGTGGGCGAGGAGGTCGAGATCGTCGGCATCCGTCCGACCGTGAAGACGACGGTGACGGGCGTCGAGATGTTCCGCAAGCTGCTGGACCAGGGCCAGGCGGGCGACAACGCGGGTCTGCTGCTGCGCGGCACGAAGCGCGACGACGTGGAGCGCGGCCAGGTGCTGTGCAAGCCGGGCACGATCAAGCCGCACACCAAGTTCGAGGCCGAGGTGTACGTGCTGTCGAAGGAGGAGGGCGGTCGTCACACGCCGTTCTTCAAGGGCTACCGTCCGCAGTTCTACTTCCGGACCACCGACGTGACCGGTTCGTGCGAGCTGCCGGAAGGCGTCGAGATGGTGATGCCGGGCGACAACATCAAGATGGTGGTGACGCTGATCAACCCGATCGCGATGGAAGACGGCCTGCGTTTCGCGATCCGCGAGGGCGGCCGCACCGTCGGCGCCGGCGTCGTGGCGAAGGTCATCGAGTAA
- the fusA gene encoding elongation factor G: MARTTPIDRYRNFGIMAHIDAGKTTTSERILFYTGVSHKIGEVHDGAATMDWMEQEQERGITITSAATTCFWSGMGRDFKEHRFNIIDTPGHVDFTIEVERSLRVLDGAVFVLCAVGGVQPQSETVWRQANKYGVPRLAFVNKMDRSGADFFKVVGQLKARLGAYPVPMQVPIGAEDNFEGVVDLVKMKAIVWDTASQGMNFEYQDIPANLVEKCNEARSFMVEAAAETSEELMDKYLESGELSEDEIYAGIRAGTLSNTLIPVFCGTAFKNKGVQAMLDGVIRYLPAPSDRPPVTGVDEDEAEATRAASDEAPFSGLAFKIATDPYVGTLTFFRVYSGVISSGDTVYNPVKGRKERVGRILQMHANNREEIKEVRAGDIAAAVGLKDVTTGDTLCATGDVITLERMVFPEPVIAMAIEPKTKGDQEKMGIGLGRLAQEDPSFRVRTDEESGQTIIAGMGELHLEIIVDRLKREFNVEANVGKPQVAYRETIRKAVKQEGKFVRQSGGRGQYGHVVLEIQPQERGAGYEFENAIVGGVVPKEYIPAVDKGIQEAMASGVMAGFPVVDIKVRLIDGSYHEVDSNEMAFKIAGSMGFKEGFHKASPVLLEPIMKVEVVTPEDYMGDVMGDLSRRRGVLQGSDESPSGKVINATVPLGEMFGYATSLRSMSQGRATFTMEFDHYADAPTNIAEAVTKKS; this comes from the coding sequence GTGGCGCGTACTACTCCAATCGACCGTTATCGCAACTTCGGCATCATGGCGCACATCGATGCCGGCAAGACGACGACGTCCGAGCGCATCCTGTTCTACACCGGCGTCTCGCACAAGATCGGCGAGGTGCATGACGGTGCCGCCACCATGGACTGGATGGAGCAGGAGCAGGAGCGCGGCATCACCATCACGTCGGCCGCGACGACCTGCTTCTGGAGCGGCATGGGCCGCGACTTCAAGGAGCACCGCTTCAACATCATCGACACGCCCGGCCACGTCGACTTCACCATCGAGGTCGAGCGTTCGCTGCGCGTGCTCGACGGCGCCGTGTTCGTGCTGTGCGCGGTCGGCGGCGTCCAGCCGCAGTCCGAGACCGTCTGGCGCCAGGCCAACAAGTACGGCGTGCCGCGCCTGGCCTTCGTCAACAAGATGGACCGCTCCGGCGCCGATTTCTTCAAGGTGGTCGGCCAGCTGAAGGCCCGCCTGGGCGCCTACCCGGTGCCGATGCAGGTGCCGATCGGTGCCGAGGACAACTTCGAGGGCGTGGTCGACCTGGTCAAGATGAAGGCGATCGTCTGGGACACCGCGTCCCAGGGCATGAACTTCGAGTACCAGGACATCCCGGCCAACCTCGTCGAGAAGTGCAACGAGGCGCGCTCCTTCATGGTCGAGGCGGCTGCCGAGACCTCCGAGGAGCTGATGGACAAGTACCTGGAGTCGGGCGAGCTGAGCGAGGACGAGATCTACGCCGGAATCCGCGCTGGCACCCTGTCCAATACGCTGATCCCGGTTTTCTGCGGCACCGCCTTCAAGAACAAGGGCGTGCAGGCGATGCTGGACGGCGTGATCCGCTACCTGCCCGCGCCGTCCGACCGTCCGCCGGTGACCGGTGTCGACGAGGACGAGGCCGAGGCCACCCGGGCGGCTTCCGACGAGGCGCCGTTCTCGGGCCTGGCGTTCAAGATCGCGACCGACCCCTACGTCGGCACGCTGACCTTCTTCCGCGTGTATTCGGGCGTGATCTCGTCCGGCGACACCGTGTACAACCCGGTCAAGGGGCGCAAGGAGCGCGTCGGCCGCATCCTGCAGATGCACGCCAACAACCGCGAGGAGATCAAGGAAGTCCGCGCCGGCGACATCGCCGCCGCGGTCGGCCTGAAGGACGTCACCACGGGCGACACCCTGTGCGCCACCGGCGACGTGATCACCCTGGAGCGGATGGTCTTCCCCGAGCCCGTCATCGCCATGGCGATCGAGCCCAAGACCAAGGGCGACCAGGAGAAGATGGGCATCGGCCTGGGCCGTCTTGCGCAGGAGGATCCCTCCTTCCGCGTGCGCACCGACGAGGAATCCGGGCAGACCATCATCGCCGGCATGGGCGAGCTGCACCTGGAGATCATCGTCGATCGACTGAAGCGCGAGTTCAACGTCGAGGCCAACGTCGGCAAGCCGCAGGTCGCCTACCGCGAGACCATCCGCAAGGCGGTCAAGCAGGAAGGCAAGTTCGTCCGCCAGTCGGGCGGCCGCGGCCAGTACGGCCACGTGGTGCTCGAGATCCAGCCCCAGGAGCGCGGCGCCGGCTACGAGTTCGAGAACGCGATCGTCGGCGGCGTGGTCCCCAAGGAATACATCCCGGCGGTGGACAAGGGCATCCAGGAGGCGATGGCCTCCGGCGTGATGGCCGGTTTCCCGGTGGTCGACATCAAGGTCCGCCTGATCGACGGCTCGTACCATGAGGTCGACTCCAACGAAATGGCGTTCAAGATCGCCGGCTCGATGGGCTTCAAGGAGGGCTTCCACAAGGCCAGCCCGGTCCTGCTCGAGCCGATCATGAAGGTCGAGGTGGTCACCCCCGAGGACTACATGGGCGACGTCATGGGCGACCTCAGCCGCCGGCGCGGCGTGCTGCAGGGTTCCGACGAGAGCCCGTCCGGCAAGGTCATCAACGCCACCGTGCCGCTCGGCGAGATGTTCGGCTACGCGACCAGCCTGCGCTCGATGAGCCAGGGCCGTGCGACGTTCACGATGGAGTTCGACCATTACGCCGATGCGCCGACCAACATCGCCGAAGCGGTTACCAAGAAGTCCTGA
- the rpsG gene encoding 30S ribosomal protein S7 encodes MSRKGSHPARVTLPDPKHSSQMVARFINMVMRSGKKSVAERIVYGALEHIGEKAGSEPLTTIEKALDNVSPVVEVKSRRVGGATYQVPVEVRPARRQALAMRWLIDAARKRSENTMPRKLAGELMDASENRGGAVKKREETHRMAEANKAFSHYRW; translated from the coding sequence ATGTCGAGAAAGGGCTCCCATCCCGCGCGCGTCACGCTGCCGGATCCGAAGCACTCCAGCCAGATGGTCGCGCGCTTCATCAACATGGTGATGCGCAGCGGCAAGAAGTCGGTGGCCGAGCGGATCGTCTACGGCGCGCTCGAGCACATCGGCGAGAAGGCCGGTTCCGAGCCGCTGACCACCATCGAGAAGGCGCTCGACAACGTCTCCCCGGTGGTCGAGGTGAAGAGCCGTCGCGTCGGTGGCGCCACCTACCAGGTGCCGGTCGAGGTTCGTCCTGCCCGTCGCCAGGCCCTGGCGATGCGCTGGCTGATCGACGCGGCCCGCAAGCGTTCCGAGAACACCATGCCGCGCAAGCTGGCGGGCGAGCTCATGGACGCCTCCGAGAACCGCGGCGGCGCCGTGAAGAAGCGCGAAGAGACCCACCGCATGGCCGAGGCCAACAAGGCCTTCTCGCACTACCGCTGGTGA